A single Alosa sapidissima isolate fAloSap1 chromosome 17, fAloSap1.pri, whole genome shotgun sequence DNA region contains:
- the LOC121688093 gene encoding E3 ubiquitin-protein ligase RNF152-like, whose product METLSQDSILECQICFNYYSPRRRPKLLDCHHTCCSVCLTQMRGGQREVRCPWCRRITKLPAGLSVSQLPDDPDLVAVVAIPHASEHTPVFIRLPSNGCYMLPLPMAKERALLPGELGCRLLPGGAAGLGPGGKGSGVALVAMPEQEPLGLGSLEGLEVEEERRGGAVGGGGVGGKGSTWSGVCTVILVACVLLFLLGIVLHNMSCISKRFTVISCG is encoded by the coding sequence ATGGAGACATTGTCCCAAGACTCTATCCTGGAGTGTCAGATCTGCTTCAACTACTACAGCCCGCGGCGGCGGCCCAAGCTGCTGGACTGCCACCACACATGCTGCTCGGTGTGCCTGACTCAGATGCGGGGCGGCCAGCGCGAGGTGCGCTGCCCGTGGTGCCGCCGCATCACCAAGCTGCCCGCCGGCCTGTCCGTCTCCCAGCTGCCCGACGACCCAGacctggtggcggtggtggccATCCCGCACGCCTCCGAGCACACGCCTGTCTTCATCCGCCTGCCCAGCAATGGCTGCTACATGCTGCCCCTGCCCATGGCCAAGGAGCGGGCCCTGCTGCCGGGGGAACTGGGCTGTCGGCTGCTGCCGGGCGGGGCGGCAGGCCTGGGGCCCGGGGGCAAGGGCAGCGGCGTGGCATTGGTGGCCATGCCTGAACAGgagcccctgggcctgggcagTCTGGAGGgcctggaggtggaggaggagcggagaggaggagCGGTGGGGGGAGGCGGTGTGGGTGGGAAGGGCTCCACGTGGTCGGGAGTGTGCACGGTCATTCTGGTGGCCTGCGTGCTGCTCTTCTTACTGGGCATCGTGCTCCACAACATGTCCTGCATCTCCAAGCGCTTCACCGTCATCTCCTGTGGatga
- the LOC121688094 gene encoding protein RoBo-1-like isoform X2, which translates to MPYGTGPCKDITICPPTTYCGNLRVATFAGGQVISDMAMKSCVVPQQCIVGSYNVGKIKKVINSKCCMKDDCNNGTVEASTGVPNGKECHTCIGSDCSSKLKCEGEEDRCLIAKLDVDGEKMTGKGCASKSICTMKMRDQMEQGLADMTCCEGYLCNSTGEVNRNSITIMVLSIACFLFLH; encoded by the exons ACAGGGCCATGCAAAGACATAACGATCTGTCCTCCTACTACTTATTGTGGTAATCTGAGGGTGGCCACTTTTGCCG GTGGACAGGTGATCTCAGATATGGCCATGAAGAGTTGTGTTGTGCCTCAACAATGTATAGTTGGTTCCTATAATGTGGGTAAGATAAAAAAAGTAATCAACAGCAAATGCTGCATGAAGGACGACTGCAATAACGGGACAGTTGAAG CATCCACTGGAGTTCCCAATGGAAAGGAATGTCACACATGCATTGGGAGTGACTGTTCAAGCAAACTGAAatgtgagggagaggaagaccGCTGTCTAATAGCAAAAC TGGATGTAGATGGTGAGAAAATGACAGGGAAGGGCTGTGCCTCTAAGAGCATCTGCACTATGAAGATGAGAGATCAGATGGAACAGGGCCTGGCGGATATGACATGCTGTGAGGGATACCTGTGCAACAGTACAGGAGAAGTTAACAGGAATAGCATAACAATCATGGTGTTGTCAATAGCCTGCTTCCTCTTCttacattaa
- the LOC121688094 gene encoding phospholipase A2 inhibitor and Ly6/PLAUR domain-containing protein-like isoform X1, whose protein sequence is MTARSLTCYQCMPYGTGPCKDITICPPTTYCGNLRVATFAGGQVISDMAMKSCVVPQQCIVGSYNVGKIKKVINSKCCMKDDCNNGTVEASTGVPNGKECHTCIGSDCSSKLKCEGEEDRCLIAKLDVDGEKMTGKGCASKSICTMKMRDQMEQGLADMTCCEGYLCNSTGEVNRNSITIMVLSIACFLFLH, encoded by the exons ACAGGGCCATGCAAAGACATAACGATCTGTCCTCCTACTACTTATTGTGGTAATCTGAGGGTGGCCACTTTTGCCG GTGGACAGGTGATCTCAGATATGGCCATGAAGAGTTGTGTTGTGCCTCAACAATGTATAGTTGGTTCCTATAATGTGGGTAAGATAAAAAAAGTAATCAACAGCAAATGCTGCATGAAGGACGACTGCAATAACGGGACAGTTGAAG CATCCACTGGAGTTCCCAATGGAAAGGAATGTCACACATGCATTGGGAGTGACTGTTCAAGCAAACTGAAatgtgagggagaggaagaccGCTGTCTAATAGCAAAAC TGGATGTAGATGGTGAGAAAATGACAGGGAAGGGCTGTGCCTCTAAGAGCATCTGCACTATGAAGATGAGAGATCAGATGGAACAGGGCCTGGCGGATATGACATGCTGTGAGGGATACCTGTGCAACAGTACAGGAGAAGTTAACAGGAATAGCATAACAATCATGGTGTTGTCAATAGCCTGCTTCCTCTTCttacattaa